In the Chroococcidiopsis sp. SAG 2025 genome, one interval contains:
- a CDS encoding condensation domain-containing protein — protein sequence MATFITERKIFQSLVELSTEQRQLFELLLKKQGEDLTQFAIPKRMASELIPLSYSQERIWTIAQLTPDTFVDNVPGAFHISGNLNLQVFEKSVHLLIERNEILRTTCTVLDRQPVQTVMTTFKPWMETIDLSHVSQEERLERATSQAEAIARQPFNLSQDVLFRAIVFCLGEQEFLVLLVTHQFATDGLSFRFLLQELAALYKAILVGDRSSLLEPSIQYADFAVWQRQWFSDAIFEPQLAYWKQQLNGALTQLKLPIYQSRQFATLEAGCEKFEFSSTLSDKLRELCRQQGVTSFMAFVALFQLILHRCALENDISIGTLMSSRSRREVEKLVGNFSNNLLLRTNFSGDLSFSDVLAKIRETTLDAYLYQDLPFQRLSASLASIPQFQILLLLRDSTTAQNLDLPDLQVRDFPVELGLTRMELSLDITDSGKDSIFGKLEYKSALFQTSTIKQIIQNLQALLENVTENQALKIADIVLPETIDCSQFNENLKDKLATTQNSSRQIVAATTEIEKKLIAVWSEILNHPQIGIHDNFFELGGHSLLAVKLFAEMEKRFGKNLPLSVLFQAPTICQLADVVQRTEETVSWSPLVTIEAGDFKKLPLFCVHGAGFNVLIYRDVARNLGADQPVYGLQARGLDGNRPVHLSFESIAADYIREIQTVQPEGPYMLGGLSNGGNIALEMAQQLRQQGQEVILLALFDTYGPDAIRLLPPLPRFLSSVDYLRQHMLPAYLLKTRSQPQILLSELQTVLGAVGKVLLQSKARAETLDREKKLAFFSEVHMQKSDPIFSAPGHFSAPSFLEQKLAQISKYILQRSSWAFLTPSTQLEEMDDVISTNLRSLEEIYSKVQKTYNAQPYPGKITVFKAGETPPGHQVDAKLGWSRIAQAGVEVFEIPGNHTSIMASPLLAEKLRLCIEKAVGN from the coding sequence ATGGCAACATTCATTACAGAGCGTAAGATTTTTCAAAGTTTAGTTGAACTGTCAACAGAACAACGTCAGTTATTTGAACTACTGCTAAAAAAACAAGGTGAAGATTTGACTCAGTTTGCCATCCCAAAACGAATGGCATCAGAGCTAATTCCACTGTCCTATTCTCAAGAAAGAATTTGGACTATTGCCCAGCTAACTCCAGATACATTTGTTGATAATGTACCTGGAGCTTTTCATATTTCTGGAAATCTTAACTTACAAGTTTTTGAAAAAAGCGTACATCTTCTGATCGAGCGCAATGAGATTTTACGAACTACGTGTACGGTGCTCGATCGCCAACCAGTTCAAACTGTGATGACTACTTTCAAACCTTGGATGGAGACAATCGATCTCAGTCATGTTTCTCAAGAAGAAAGGTTAGAACGTGCTACAAGTCAGGCGGAAGCAATCGCACGACAACCATTTAATTTATCACAAGATGTACTTTTTCGAGCTATAGTATTTTGCCTTGGAGAACAAGAGTTTTTGGTATTGTTGGTGACGCACCAGTTTGCTACCGATGGATTGTCCTTCAGATTCTTACTACAAGAGTTAGCGGCTTTATACAAAGCAATTTTAGTTGGCGATCGCTCGTCTCTTTTAGAGCCATCTATACAATATGCTGACTTCGCAGTTTGGCAACGGCAATGGTTTTCTGATGCAATATTTGAACCTCAACTTGCTTACTGGAAACAGCAACTTAACGGCGCACTGACACAGTTAAAATTACCTATTTATCAAAGCCGTCAATTTGCCACCCTTGAGGCGGGATGTGAAAAATTTGAATTTTCCTCAACTTTATCCGATAAATTAAGAGAGTTATGCCGCCAGCAAGGTGTTACATCTTTCATGGCATTTGTGGCTCTGTTTCAGCTGATCCTACATCGCTGTGCGTTAGAAAATGACATTAGCATCGGCACGCTGATGTCAAGTCGTAGTCGTAGGGAGGTAGAGAAACTTGTAGGTAACTTCTCAAACAATCTGCTGCTGCGGACAAATTTTTCCGGCGATTTGAGTTTTAGTGACGTATTAGCAAAAATTCGAGAAACGACGCTGGATGCCTATCTTTATCAAGATTTGCCCTTTCAACGCTTATCTGCATCTCTAGCAAGTATTCCTCAATTTCAAATCTTGCTGCTGCTAAGAGATAGTACTACGGCTCAAAATCTCGATCTACCCGATCTTCAGGTACGAGATTTCCCAGTAGAACTAGGTTTGACTCGAATGGAGCTGAGCTTAGATATCACAGATAGTGGCAAGGATTCTATTTTTGGAAAGCTGGAGTACAAATCAGCATTATTTCAAACGTCTACCATCAAACAAATTATTCAAAATCTGCAAGCGCTGCTAGAAAACGTGACTGAAAATCAAGCTCTGAAAATTGCCGATATCGTACTTCCTGAAACAATCGATTGTTCTCAATTTAATGAAAACTTAAAAGACAAATTAGCTACAACACAAAACTCCAGCAGACAAATTGTAGCTGCCACCACAGAAATAGAAAAGAAACTGATCGCAGTATGGTCGGAAATTCTGAATCATCCGCAGATTGGCATTCATGATAACTTTTTTGAGTTAGGCGGTCATTCTCTCTTAGCCGTGAAATTATTTGCTGAAATGGAAAAGCGATTTGGGAAAAACTTACCGCTATCCGTTCTATTTCAAGCACCAACTATTTGCCAACTAGCTGATGTTGTCCAGCGTACTGAAGAAACTGTTTCTTGGTCTCCTCTAGTTACTATTGAAGCTGGCGACTTTAAGAAACTACCGCTTTTTTGCGTACATGGTGCTGGTTTCAACGTGTTGATTTATCGTGATGTCGCACGAAATTTAGGAGCCGACCAACCTGTATATGGACTGCAAGCGAGGGGTTTAGATGGAAATCGACCCGTACACTTGAGTTTTGAGAGTATTGCTGCTGACTACATTCGTGAAATTCAAACCGTTCAACCTGAAGGACCCTATATGCTAGGAGGGTTGTCCAATGGTGGTAATATTGCGCTTGAAATGGCGCAACAGCTGCGCCAACAGGGACAAGAAGTAATTTTGCTAGCTTTGTTTGACACTTATGGTCCAGATGCAATTAGATTACTTCCTCCTTTACCGCGATTCCTATCTTCTGTTGATTATCTCCGGCAGCATATGCTGCCTGCTTACTTGCTGAAAACGCGATCGCAACCTCAAATTTTATTGAGCGAGCTTCAGACAGTTTTAGGGGCAGTTGGAAAAGTTCTGCTTCAATCTAAAGCTAGAGCAGAGACATTAGACCGAGAAAAGAAGCTTGCCTTTTTCTCAGAAGTCCATATGCAGAAATCAGATCCTATTTTTTCAGCTCCAGGACATTTTTCAGCCCCTAGCTTTTTGGAACAGAAGTTAGCTCAAATCAGTAAGTATATTCTACAGCGTTCTTCCTGGGCATTCCTTACGCCATCAACTCAGCTTGAGGAAATGGATGATGTTATATCAACAAATCTGAGAAGTTTAGAGGAGATTTATAGCAAAGTCCAAAAGACTTACAATGCCCAGCCATATCCAGGAAAAATTACTGTCTTTAAAGCTGGAGAAACTCCCCCAGGGCATCAAGTAGATGCCAAATTAGGGTGGAGTCGTATTGCTCAAGCTGGAGTTGAGGTGTTCGAGATCCCAGGCAATCATACTTCTATTATGGCATCTCCACTTTTGGCAGAAAAATTGAGATTGTGTATTGAGAAGGCTGTTGGCAACTGA
- the cbiM gene encoding cobalt transporter CbiM — MPIVPLMQALSSGWLYHPIQPYLALHIPDGFLNLPVIAVTWILAIALIAISLNRVQAEYQEKAVPLMGVCAAFIFAAQMINFPIPGGTSGHLLGGTLAGALLGPWAGTLVMTVVFIVQAVVFQDGGLTVLGANIFNMGLIGTFAGYYLYKAIRFAIGKNKLSGMAVGAAVAAWASVMIAAIICAIQLAVSGTVPLAVAIGAMATWHVLIGIGEAAITVVALVFIWRTRPDMFYDPPRRAVSPRNRIGVGG, encoded by the coding sequence ATGCCAATCGTTCCATTAATGCAAGCTCTTTCTTCTGGTTGGCTGTATCATCCAATACAGCCATATTTAGCGCTGCATATCCCAGATGGCTTTTTAAACCTACCCGTAATTGCTGTTACCTGGATACTGGCGATCGCCCTGATCGCTATATCTCTAAATCGCGTGCAGGCAGAATACCAGGAAAAGGCAGTGCCTCTGATGGGCGTTTGCGCTGCATTTATCTTCGCCGCACAGATGATCAACTTTCCCATTCCAGGTGGTACATCCGGTCATTTGCTGGGAGGTACTCTAGCAGGAGCGCTTTTAGGTCCTTGGGCGGGAACGCTAGTGATGACAGTCGTATTCATCGTCCAAGCAGTGGTGTTTCAAGATGGAGGCTTGACGGTATTGGGAGCCAACATCTTCAATATGGGTCTGATCGGTACGTTTGCCGGTTACTATCTTTACAAAGCAATTCGCTTTGCCATTGGTAAAAACAAATTATCAGGGATGGCTGTAGGAGCAGCAGTCGCGGCTTGGGCAAGTGTCATGATTGCCGCGATTATTTGCGCGATTCAACTTGCTGTCTCTGGAACCGTTCCTTTGGCAGTTGCAATCGGAGCTATGGCAACATGGCACGTCCTCATTGGGATTGGTGAAGCAGCAATTACAGTTGTAGCACTTGTCTTCATCTGGCGAACTCGCCCCGATATGTTTTACGAT